One part of the Paroedura picta isolate Pp20150507F chromosome 5, Ppicta_v3.0, whole genome shotgun sequence genome encodes these proteins:
- the TCF20 gene encoding transcription factor 20 isoform X1, with the protein MQSFREQSSYHGNQQNYPQEVHGASRIEEFSTRQQAQMFQSFGGGGSSSSSSGRRGAAVSSASMAGESSGHQNYQGFRKEAGEFYYMASSKDPASAGGQQLSQRRPSGPVQSYGPPQGSNFGSQYGSEGHVSQFQTQHSSLSGVTHYQQDYTGPFSPGSAQYQQQTSNQQQVQQMRQQLYQSHQPLPQASSQSASSTSHLQPMQRPSALPSSSSGYQLRVGQYSQHYQPPASSSSSFSSPQRFGQTGQNYDSSYSVNAGSQYEGHPVGSSAQAYGTQSNYNFQTQPMKNFEQSKLPQGGQQAQGQAQAQQQPPSQHVMQYSNTASKMSLQSQVGQYNQTDVPVRSPMQFHQNFSPISNPSPAASVVQSPSCSSTPSPLMQGGENLQCGQSNMPVASRNRILQMMPQLSPTPSMMPSPNAQGGGFKGFGLEGLQEKRLTDPGLSSLSALSSQVANLPNTVQHMLLSDALAPQKKNSKRSSSSKKADSCTNSEGSSQAEEQLKSPLAESIDGGCSSSSEDQGERVRQLSGQSTSSDTTYKGGNLERSHSSPAQASQNEPTKLSTSPADEEEEASPPDEKEALVAVETTPKVNEKSVGVIVSREAMTGRVEKSSGQDKSQQDDVPTGAQALPSASGVKEPVHMGPQQDPQGGGNKGSKSGDSSTNHNGDGNSQPGHAVIGSGFSGRTEPSKSPGSLRYSYKDSIGVSVQRNTGNFPQYPLGQDKGDFPGHSERKGRSEKFPSLLQEVLQGYHHHPDRRYSRNAQDHHGITGSLEGTMRPNVLISQANELSNRGLLNKSIGSLLENPHWGPWDRKSSGTASEMKQINLADYSVPRKFEMESQSSAHEGGGLSERRSVICDISPLRQIARDSGPHSVGHIGADGRSGRNDRLTPGLSQSVILPGGLVSMETKLKTHSGQIKEEEFEQSKTSASMNNKKSGDHCHLASFKHESYRGNASPGAAALDSASDYMLQQDSRSAQLRRGHGRMGSSREGMRGKSPSQYHDLADKLKMSPGRSRGPGTDLHHLNPHMVLSDRVNRSSLHSSFPPNSESSSLASVYHSNTRSHAFGDPNQVLNSQYHYKRQLYQQQQEEYKEWSSSSAQGVIAAAQHRQETARKSPRQQQFLDKVRNPLKNDKDGMMYLHSGSYHDAGSQEAGRLLGSDGTLQNKCAEMKHLNQKIQQHESGWDLSRQMAPGKNSGSLGAASQKRFGPPDGDTHRRDDAGDVLKSGNAMVRLPGQEDQSPQNPLIMRRRVRSFISPIPSKRQLQDMKNSGADDKGRLLPSSKDGTDRAFNSYAHSSQNQDAGKSLPKGDSSRNLSGPDNRNCSAVSLTSPAKTKILPPRKGRGLKLEAIVQKITSPSVRRSASSNCAESGADAVTLDDILSLKSGPPEGGNVASHGMEAENIKEEIVLDQESHELAREVTILSEEWHGEGDELVKKESLELATVGKEGCMSTVVPTPSQKSVGQGRTDGSLTGAGSLSFSESKTVSPSSVLTPEPIPKIEEKDGDAVIITPKPDPFPPKGYFPSGKKKGRPIGSVNKQKKQQQQQQQQQQQQQQQLLLQPLVSIPVTPQPLEAVEDGEPKPKRQRRERRKTTTQPRKRKPRRAAPIVEPQEPEIKLKYATQSVDKTDTKNKSFFPYIHVVNKCEIGAVCTIINAEEEEQNKLVRGRKGQRSSTPPPSNVESKVLPTSSFMLQGPVVTESSIMGHLVCCLCGKWASYRNMGDLFGPFYPQDYAATLPKNPPPKRATEMQNKVKVRHKSASNGSKTDTEEDEEEQQQQQKEQRSLPAHPRFKRRHRSEDCAGASRSLSRGAACKKATTEGGSVGEKTPSDSKPPLSISEAGPELELQIPELPLDSNEFWVHEGCILWANGIYLVCGRLYGLQEAVEIAKEMKCSHCQETGATLGCFNKGCSFRYHYPCAIDADCLLNEENFSVRCPKHKPLLPCSLPSLQNKMMKGSLSTEQSERG; encoded by the coding sequence ATGCAGTCTTTTCGGGAGCAGAGCAGTTACCACGGAAACCAGCAGAACTATCCACAGGAAGTGCATGGTGCATCTCGGATAGAAGAATTCAGCACCCGTCAGCAAGCTCAGATGTTCCAAAGCTTCGGAGGGGGTggtagcagtagcagcagcagtgggCGCCGTGGAGCAGCAGTCAGCTCTGCATCAATGGCTGGCGAGAGCTCTGGACATCAGAACTATCAAGGTTTCAGAAAGGAAGCTGGTGAATTCTACTATATGGCCTCTAGTAAGGATCCTGCGTCAGCTGGAGGACAGCAGCTTTCACAGCGCAGGCCTTCTGGGCCAGTGCAGAGTTATGGACCACCCCAAGGTAGCAACTTTGGGAGTCAGTATGGAAGTGAGGGTCATGTGAGTCAGTTTCAAACACAACACTCTTCCCTTAGTGGGGTGACTCACTACCAACAAGATTATACTGGTCCTTTCTCCCCTGGAAGTGCTCAGTACCAACAGCAGACTTCCAACCAGCAGCAGGTGCAGCAGATGAGACAACAGCTCTACCAATCACATCAGCCTTTACCACAGGCATCCAGCCAATCTGCATCCAGCACATCTCATTTGCAGCCAATGCAGCGTCCTTCAGCTCTGCCTTCATCTTCTTCTGGTTATCAGTTACGAGTGGGTCAGTACAGCCAACACTATCAGcctcctgcttcttcctcttcttcattttcttctcctcAGCGTTTTGGCCAAACTGGGCAGAATTATGACAGCAGTTACAGTGTGAATGCTGGCTCACAGTATGAAGGACATCCTGTGGGTTCAAGTGCACAAGCTTATGGGACTCAATCAAATTACAACTTTCAGACACAGCCAATGAAGAACTTTGAGCAGTCAAAGTTACCCCAAGGAGGTCAGCAGGCACAAGGACAGGCACAGGCTCAGCAACAGCCTCCCTCGCAGCATGTTATGCAGTACTCAAATACTGCCAGTAAGATGTCTCTTCAGAGTCAAGTGGGGCAGTACAACCAAACTGACGTCCCTGTGAGATCACCCATGCAGTTCCATCAAAATTTCAGTCCTATATCTAATCCTTCGCCAGCTGCCTCTGTGGTCCAGTCTCCGAGCTGCAGCTCAACGCCATCTCCTCTTATGCAAGGTGGAGAGAATCTTCAGTGTGGACAAAGTAACATGCCTGTTGCCTCTAGAAACCGCATTTTACAGATGATGCCTCAGCTTAGTCCAACACCATCTATGATGCCAAGCCCTAATGCTCAGGGTGGAGGATTTAAGGGTTTTGGTCTTGAAGGATTGCAGGAGAAGAGGCTTACAGATCCAGGACTAAGCAGCCTAAGTGCCCTAAGTAGTCAAGTGGCTAATCTTCCTAATACAGTCCAGCATATGTTACTCTCTGATGCTTTGGCACCTCAGAAGAAGAACTCCAAAAGATCTTCATCATCTAAAAAAGCTGATAGCTGCACAAACTCAGAAGGCTCCTCCCAGGCCGAAGAGCAACTCAAATCTCCTTTAGCAGAGTCTATTGATGGTGGATGCTCCAGTAGTTCAGAAGATCAAGGTGAGCGAGTGAGGCAGTTGAGTGGTCAAAGCACCAGTTCTGACACTACTTACAAAGGGGGTAACTTGGAGAGATCCCACTCCTCACCGGCACAAGCATCTCAGAATGAGCCCACAAAGCTCAGCACCAGCCCGgcagatgaggaagaggaggcctCCCCACCTGATGAAAAAGAGGCTTTGGTAGCTGTGGAGACCACTCCAAAGGTCAATGAAAAGTCAGTTGGTGTGATTGTCTCTCGGGAAGCTATGACAGGAAGAGTAGAAAAGTCAAGTGGTCAGGATAAATCTCAACAAGATGATGTTCCTACTGGTGCTCAAGCACTTCCTTCTGCCAGTGGGGTGAAAGAGCCAGTTCATATGGGGCCACAGCAAGATCCACAAGGAGGAGGGAATAAAGGGAGCAAGAGTGGGGACAGCAGCACGAATCACAATGGAGATGGGAACAGCCAACCTGGCCATGCTGTCATTGGCTCTGGTTTCTCTGGCAGAACAGAGCCTTCTAAATCCCCTGGTAGTTTAAGGTATAGTTACAAAGACAGCATAGGGGTTAGTGTGCAGAGAAATACTGGCAACTTCCCTCAGTATCCTTTAGGGCAGGATAAAGGGGATTTTCCAGGGCACAGTGAACGAAAGGGACGGAGTGAAAAATTTCCCAGTCTGTTGCAGGAAGTCTTGCAGGGATATCATCATCACCCTGACAGAAGATATTCTAGAAATGCACAAGATCATCATGGAATAACTGGAAGTCTTGAAGGTACTATGCGACCAAATGTTCTGATTAGTCAAGCTAATGAATTAAGCAATAGAGGTCTTTTAAACAAAAGCATAGGATCCCTCTTGGAAAATCCACACTGGGGCCCCTGGGATAGAAAGTCAAGTGGGACAGCTTCTGAAATGAAACAGATAAATCTGGCTGATTATTCTGTGCCTAGAAAGTTTGAGATGGAATCCCAGTCTTCAGCTCATGAAGGAGGAGGTCTCTCTGAGAGAAGATCAGTTATTTGTGATATATCTCCTCTGAGGCAAATTGCTAGAGATTCAGGGCCTCATTCTGTTGGGCACATAGGTGCTGATGGCAGGAGTGGAAGGAATGACCGTCTAACTCCTGGTCTAAGTCAGTCAGTTATACTACCTGGTGGCCTAGTGTCCATGGAAACTAAGCTGAAGACTCACAGTGGACAGATCAAAGAAGAGGAATTTGAACAGTCCAAGACCTCTGCCAGCATGAACAATAAAAAATCAGGAGACCACTGTCATCTTGCCAGTTTTAAGCATGAGTCTTACCGAGGGAATGCTAGCCCTGGAGCTGCTGCTCTTGATTCTGCATCTGACTACATGTTGCAACAGGATAGCCGATCGGCACAACTGAGGCGAGGACATGGCAGAATGGGAAGTAGCCGGGAGGGAATGAGGGGTAAATCACCGTCTCAATACCATGATCTGGCAGACAAACTGAAGATGTCACCAGGTAGAAGCAGAGGTCCAGGGACAGATCTTCACCATCTGAATCCTCATATGGTACTTTCTGACAGGGTCAATCGGAGTTCTTTgcactcctctttcccccccaatTCTGAAAGCTCATCTTTGGCTTCAGTGTATCACTCTAACACTCGCTCTCATGCTTTTGGTGATCCTAACCAGGTTCTGAATTCTCAGTACCACTACAAAAGGCAGCTatatcaacaacaacaagaagaatacAAAGAATGGAGTAGCAGTTCTGCCCAGGGGGTGATTGCAGCAGCTCAGCATAGGCAGGAGACAGCAAGAAAGAGCCCAAGACAACAGCAGTTCTTGGACAAAGTAAGGAatcctttaaaaaatgataaaGATGGAATGATGTATCTCCATTCTGGTTCCTACCATGATGCAGGAAGCCAAGAAGCTGGCCGTTTGTTGGGAAGTGATGGCACTCTTCAGAATAAGTGTGCTGAAATGAAACATCTGAACCAGAAGATTCAGCAACATGAATCTGGTTGGGATCTCTCTCGGCAGATGGCTCCAGGCAAAAACAGTGGATCTTTAGGGGCAGCAAGTCAGAAGAgatttggtcctccagatggtgaTACACATAGACGTGATGATGCTGGAGATGTACTTAAATCTGGCAATGCCATGGTAAGGCTCCCTGGCCAAGAAGATCAGTCTCCTCAGAATCCTTTAATAATGCGAAGGAGAGTCCGTTCGTTCATCTCACCTATTCCAAGCAAGAGGCAGTTGCAGGACATGAAGAATAGTGGTGCTGATGACAAAGGACGCCTGCTTCCATCATCAAAGGATGGAACTGACAGAGCATTCAACTCCTACGCCCACTCATCCCAGAACCAGGATGCTGGCAAGTCACTCCCAAAAGGAGACTCTTCTAGGAACCTTTCAGGTCCTGATAATAGAAATTGCTCTGCTGTTTCCCTCACAAGCCCAGCTAAAACAAAAATTCTGCCTCCACGAAAAGGACGTGGATTAAAATTGGAAGCTATTGTTCAAAAAATCACATCTCCCAGTGTTCGGAGAAGTGCTTCTTCAAACTGTGCCGAAAGTGGTGCAGATGCAGTCACTCTTGATGACATTCTGTCCCTGAAAAGTGGTCCTCCCGAAGGTGGAAATGTTGCAAGTCACGGGATGGAGGCAGAAAACATAAAAGAAGAAATTGTGTTAGACCAAGAGAGCCATGAACTGGCCAGGGAAGTGACAATATTGTCTGAAGAGTGGCATGGTGAGGGAGATGAGTTAGTGAAAAAAGAGTCCTTGGAACTTGCTACTGTTGGCAAAGAGGGCTGCATGTCTACTGTGGTCCCAACACCATCACAAAAATCTGTTGGTCAAGGAAGAACAGATGGATCCCTAACTGGAGCAGGATCTTTGAGCTTTTCTGAATCAAAAACAGTATCCCCATCCAGTGTCTTGACTCCTGAACCAATTCCAAAGATTGAAGAGAAAGATGGAGATGCAGTTATCATAACACCCAAACCAGATCCCTTCCCTCCAAAAGGCTATTTTCCTTCTGGTAAGAAGAAGGGGAGGCCTATTGGTAGTGTGAATAAgcagaaaaagcagcagcagcaacagcagcagcagcagcagcagcagcagcagcagctgctgctgcagccactTGTATCAATACCAGTAACACCTCAGCCACTGGAGGCAGTGGAAGATGGAGAACCGAAGCCTAAGAGACAgcggagagagagaagaaaaaccacAACACAGCCACGGAAAAGGAAACCAAGACGAGCTGCTCCAATTGtggaacctcaggaaccagaaattAAGCTGAAATATGCCACCCAGTCTGTTGATAAAACTGATACCAAGAATAAGTCTTTTTTCCCCTATATTCATGTGGTAAACAAATGTGAGATAGGTGCTGTGTGTACAATAATTAAtgcagaggaagaggagcagaaTAAACTGGTGAGGGGTCGAAAAGGACAGAGGTCATCAACACCTCCCCCCAGCAATGTTGAGAGCAAAGTATTGCCTACATCCTCTTTCATGCTACAGGGTCCTGTTGTCACAGAATCTTCCATTATGGGCCACCTGGTCTGCTGCCTGTGTGGCAAGTGGGCCAGCTATCGCAACATGGGTGATCTCTTTGGACCGTTCTATCCCCAAGATTATGCAGCCACGCTGCCcaaaaatccccctcccaagAGGGCCACAGAAATGCAGAATAAGGTCAAGGTACGGCATAAAAGTGCTTCTAACGGTTCCAAGACAGATACCGAGGAAGACgaggaagagcagcagcagcaacaaaaggAGCAAAGAAGCCTGCCTGCCCATCCCCGCTTTAAGAGACGGCATCGCTCTGAGGACTGTGCTGGGGCCTCTCGGTCCCTTTCGAGAGGTGCTGCTTGTAAAAAGGCAACCACTGAGGGTGGCAGTGTTGGCGAAAAAACTCCTTCAGACTCTAAACCCCCCCTGTCCATTTCTGAAGCTGGGCCTGAATTGGAGTTACAAATTCCTGAACTACCTCTTGACAGCAATGAATTTTGGGTCCACGAGGGCTGTATTCTCTGGGCCAATGGGATTTATCTGGTCTGCGGCAGGCTCTATGGGCTGCAGGAAGCTGTGGAAATcgctaaggagatg